From Watersipora subatra chromosome 2, tzWatSuba1.1, whole genome shotgun sequence, one genomic window encodes:
- the LOC137386874 gene encoding arylsulfatase B-like: protein MADDLGWNDVGFHNSKVKTPNIDALLKAGIGLTSNYAAPVCSASRAALLTGKYPSHTGFQHAVFPSQAPSCLPLEHKLLPTYMKEEGYVTKMLGKWHLGYCTKECLPTNRGWDEFRGVLGGESDYYNWEENNVVLKYINETVNIPRKVDPVHMSIQDKNDVVDMISAHKGNSDPFFMMVSPTAPHSPMQVTDDMYNVNADLGLDPNDPDEDARRKYLGLVSALDDIVKATVEALKDAGLLSNTVIIFQSDNGGSSLRGGHGECYGNNYPLRNGKATPYEGGIKVPTIYVDPRLPDHTRGTTRNFLMHITDWLPTFLSLASGATPKGIDGLSQISNLGESYQTTDKYTVRDRFLVTLDTLSMIKPIYKCTDRDGAYRYKDWKLVYGKKSVVTGDENSPDMYRKPEESPELPTLTGDSCVIGEGLNKEVRCLFNIKDDPSEQHNKYDSEPKIVAQLWAMLNQEKTTIVREVYARPEPVSESNTVNVDGVYVPKIPFCNSDAFPLEDNYKDCKPGHDEL from the exons ATCACGGGCAGCACTGCTGACAGGAAAATATCCTTCACATACTGGATTTCAG CATGCTGTGTTCCCGTCCCAAGCTCCTTCATGCCTTCCACTGGAACACAAGCTATTACCAACGTATATGAAGGAGGAAGGATATGTGACCAAGATGCTTGGCAA ATGGCATTTGGGATACTGTACAAAAGAATGTCTCCCTACAAACAGAGGCTGGGATGAGTTTAGAGGAGTTCTGGGAGGTGAAAGTGACTACTACAACTGGG AAGAAAACAATGTGGTGCTAAAATACATCAATGAGACTGTCAATATCCCAAGGAAAGTTGATCCGGTTCACATGTCG ATTCAAGATAAAAATGATGTGGTAGACATGATATCAGCCCACAAAGGTAATTCCGATCCATTCTTCATGATGGTTTCTCCCACTGCTCCACATTCTCCAATGCAG GTTACGGATGACATGTACAATGTCAATGCTGACTTAGGGCTGGACCCAAATGATCCCGATGAGGATGCCAGAAGAAAATACTTAG GGCTTGTCTCAGCTTTGGATGACATTGTCAAAGCCACTGTAGAAGCTCTGAAAGATGCTGGCCTTCTGTCAAATACAGTGATAATTTTCCAATCAGAC AATGGAGGGTCGAGTCTACGAGGAGGCCACGGTGAGTGCTACGGAAACAACTATCCTCTCAGAAATGGCAAGGCAACTCCATACGAAGGAGGTATCAAAGTCCCCACTATCTATGTTGACCCGAGGCTGCCTGACCACACCCGTGGCACCACCCGAAACTTTCTGATGCACATCACCGATTGGTTGCCAACTTTTCTTAGTCTGGCAAGTGGTGCAACTCCAAAAG GAATCGATGGATTATCGCAGATATCTAACCTTGGAGAGTCATATCAGACAACTGATAAATACACAGTCAGAGATAGGTTTTTAGTCACTTTGGACACCCTCAGCATGATCAAACCTATCTATAAGTGCACAGACAGAGACGGGGCATACAG ATACAAAGACTGGAAACTTGTTTATGGAAAGAAATCTGTTGTAACCGGGGATGAGAATTCTCCAGACATGTACAGAAAGCCTGAAGAATCTCCTGAGCTTCCAACTCTTACGGGTGACTCCTGTGTTATTGGAGAAGGTCTGAATAAAGAAGTCAGATGTCTCTTCAATATCAAAG ATGACCCAAGTGAACAGCACAACAAGTATGACAGTGAGCCAAAAATAGTCGCCCAGTTGTGGGCTATGTTGAACCAAGAGAAAACGACGATTGTTCGAGAGGTTTATGCAAGACCAGAGCCAGTATCAGAGTCCAATACAGTCAACGTAGATGGAGTCTATGTTCCCAAGATTCCTTTCTGCAATTCAGATGCTTTTCCTTTAGAGGACAACTACAAAGACTGCAAACCTGGACATGATGAGTTGTGA